A genome region from Arthrobacter agilis includes the following:
- a CDS encoding aminotransferase-like domain-containing protein, producing MRQALADRYAARGVPTSPGQIMVTLGAQHAISLLARMLLAPGGTALVEAPSYPHAYEALRSAGRRLVPVPVDTALGWDDDGLEQAFRRGRPAMAYVMPDFHNPTGAVMPVDQRERLMAAAERQDTVVVADETMAELRIDGNALPPLAAYGPAVLIGSMGKTVWGGLRIGWIRADEALIRRLVQSRYAQDLGTPILEQLIALELLGSYDELLRFRAKQLAEGRGQLEDLLHEALPDWKVPHVAGGLSTWVNLGAPVSSQLALAARDRGLLLGAGPRFGMDGVFERFLRVPFSYPLEDTRLAVGILEAAWRSLDDRVPGRTDFAPALV from the coding sequence CTGCGACAGGCCCTTGCCGACAGGTATGCGGCGCGCGGCGTCCCGACATCGCCCGGTCAGATCATGGTGACGCTCGGCGCCCAGCACGCCATCTCGCTGCTCGCCCGCATGCTCCTCGCCCCGGGGGGCACGGCGCTCGTCGAGGCACCGAGCTACCCGCACGCCTACGAGGCGCTCCGTTCGGCCGGGCGACGCCTCGTGCCCGTCCCGGTCGATACCGCGCTCGGCTGGGACGATGACGGCCTCGAGCAGGCCTTCCGGCGGGGTCGCCCGGCGATGGCCTACGTCATGCCGGACTTCCACAACCCGACCGGCGCCGTCATGCCCGTCGACCAGCGTGAACGGCTGATGGCCGCGGCGGAGCGGCAGGACACCGTTGTCGTCGCGGACGAGACGATGGCCGAACTGAGGATCGACGGGAACGCCCTACCGCCCCTGGCAGCCTACGGACCGGCGGTCCTGATCGGATCGATGGGCAAGACCGTGTGGGGCGGGCTGCGGATTGGCTGGATCCGAGCGGACGAGGCCCTGATCCGCCGGCTCGTCCAGTCACGGTACGCGCAGGACCTCGGGACGCCGATCCTCGAACAGCTCATCGCCCTCGAACTCCTCGGTAGCTACGACGAGCTGCTGCGCTTCCGTGCGAAGCAGCTGGCCGAGGGTCGTGGCCAGCTCGAGGACCTCCTCCACGAGGCGCTGCCGGACTGGAAGGTCCCGCACGTCGCCGGCGGCCTCTCCACCTGGGTGAACCTCGGCGCGCCGGTCAGCTCCCAACTGGCCCTCGCCGCCCGCGACCGGGGGCTGCTGCTCGGCGCCGGCCCGCGCTTCGGCATGGACGGCGTCTTCGAACGCTTCCTCCGGGTGCCGTTCAGCTACCCGCTCGAGGACACGCGCCTCGCGGTCGGGATCCTCGAAGCCGCATGGCGGTCGCTCGACGACAGGGTACCGGGGCGCACCGACTTCGCGCCGGCACTCGTGTAG
- a CDS encoding MBL fold metallo-hydrolase: protein MTTDVPSADTRSPWRELAPGIYMLRAGFRMNVGLVVGTERALVVDTGAGPISAAEVYSHVRDVTALPLIVVNTHAHADHFFGNSYFAAQRVEEFWATSRCSAVQAETGEEQRTLVAAVEPAMAAGDGAHAGILPANRLVEGKPVDLDLGDVSVTLFHLGRGHTDHDLLVGAGNVLFTGDLVEEGADPVFEDSFPIDWVRTLGKMAALEDLYDVFVPGHGEPVAVEEVVTQLNKMRSAIRVTRTAMDEASVDMTKAIPILPYGPEQSRALLIRLRTLAHWSWLTRKH from the coding sequence ATGACCACCGACGTCCCCAGCGCCGACACCCGCAGCCCCTGGCGCGAGCTCGCACCGGGTATCTACATGCTGCGGGCAGGGTTCCGGATGAACGTCGGGCTCGTCGTCGGCACCGAGAGGGCCCTCGTCGTCGATACGGGAGCGGGGCCCATCAGCGCCGCGGAGGTGTACTCCCATGTTCGGGATGTCACCGCGCTGCCGCTGATCGTGGTCAACACGCACGCGCATGCCGACCATTTCTTCGGCAACAGCTACTTCGCAGCCCAGCGTGTGGAGGAGTTCTGGGCGACGTCGCGCTGCAGTGCGGTCCAGGCGGAGACCGGCGAGGAGCAGCGCACACTGGTCGCCGCCGTCGAGCCCGCCATGGCTGCAGGCGACGGCGCACACGCCGGCATCCTGCCTGCGAACCGGCTGGTGGAGGGTAAGCCCGTGGACCTCGACCTCGGCGATGTGTCCGTGACGCTGTTCCATCTCGGCCGGGGCCACACCGATCATGACCTCCTGGTCGGCGCGGGCAACGTCCTCTTCACCGGAGACCTCGTGGAGGAGGGTGCCGATCCGGTCTTCGAGGACTCGTTCCCCATCGACTGGGTGCGCACACTCGGCAAGATGGCAGCGCTCGAGGACCTCTACGACGTCTTCGTGCCCGGTCATGGCGAGCCCGTCGCCGTCGAGGAGGTCGTCACCCAGCTGAACAAGATGCGCAGCGCCATCCGTGTCACGAGGACGGCGATGGACGAGGCTTCGGTGGACATGACCAAGGCCATCCCGATCCTGCCGTACGGCCCGGAGCAGTCACGGGCGCTCCTGATCCGCCTGCGCACGCTCGCCCACTGGAGCTGGCTGACGCGCAAGCATTAG
- the yczE gene encoding membrane protein YczE — protein MTFLGARRGLQLMIGVFLYGFSLAMMIRATLGVSPWDVLGQGGSLRTGIPFGFMTNIIGLIVLLLWIPLRQRPGVGTVFNVLLVGPSAEVGLAILTEPDRLWARILLFTGGLVLLAVASGLYIGARLGPGPRDGLMTGLHTRFGLPIWLVRTAIEGTVLVLGWLLGGSVGLGTVAFALLIGPLINIALPIFRVPERPGARPNAAVA, from the coding sequence ATGACGTTCCTCGGTGCCCGGCGTGGCCTGCAGCTCATGATCGGTGTCTTCCTCTACGGGTTCTCCCTCGCGATGATGATCCGCGCCACGCTCGGTGTGTCACCCTGGGATGTCCTCGGCCAGGGCGGATCGCTGCGGACCGGCATCCCGTTCGGCTTCATGACCAACATCATCGGGCTGATCGTCCTGCTGCTCTGGATACCGCTCCGGCAGCGCCCGGGCGTCGGCACGGTGTTCAACGTCCTGCTGGTGGGGCCGAGCGCCGAGGTGGGGCTTGCGATCCTGACCGAGCCGGACCGGCTCTGGGCGCGGATCCTGCTGTTCACGGGAGGGCTTGTGCTGCTGGCAGTCGCGAGCGGGCTCTACATCGGTGCCCGCCTCGGCCCCGGACCGCGCGACGGCCTCATGACCGGCCTGCATACCCGGTTCGGCCTGCCGATCTGGCTCGTCCGCACTGCGATCGAGGGGACCGTGCTGGTGCTCGGCTGGCTGCTCGGCGGGTCGGTCGGTCTCGGCACCGTCGCCTTCGCGCTCCTCATCGGCCCGCTCATCAACATCGCGCTGCCGATCTTCCGCGTGCCCGAGCGTCCCGGCGCGAGGCCCAACGCCGCCGTCGCGTGA
- a CDS encoding HAD-IA family hydrolase, translating to MSERPMLTPLPQVLENPEHHTADLPVQLPAYNPADLRHGVVHFGVGGFHRAHQAVYFDELAGRGLAMDWGVIGVGLHRREMKDVLERQDNLYTVIERGAEEDSARVIGSMVDYLYAPEDPEAVLATLASERTRLVTLTVTGSSYHVDPVTGEFQAEDEDIAEDLAHPERPATVFGYIVEALRRRREQGLPPFTVLPCDNMQRGGEVARTAVVSLARLRDADLAEWIDREGAFPSSMVDRITPTTSPGERDAIVNRFALDDGWPVLTEPFAQWIIEDSFCNGRPPLDEVGVHFVDDVEPFELMKTRLLNAGHCALGYYGLLLGYRTTAEAMADDVVRGFLTAFLDEVIPLLPAVPGIDLGEYRDSLLGRLSNASMEDQLERLTRRSSTKVPDYVLPSLLAALDQNSAHRMLLLTIAGWFRYLRGVDEQGAEYDVQDARADEMRPLAEDGRFDEWIGDASVFADLADRKDVVEELQELVDQLDARGVRAVLDAVTGASAGTDADPDAHPDARPDAGAASDAGAASARAGTAPSRLDPAAVRVILCDADGNLFPSEDIAFEASTDVTNRLAEDVGVPVRFEPEELRQATLGKNFRRVAAELTEPDSEWPGPARQLGDEELEQWISEEKHVVSEHLRSTLEPDTEISHALQELSRHFELAVVSSSATSRLQASFEATDLGRFFPGNRVFSAEDSMPEPVSKPDPAVYLFALEQLGVSADASLAIEDSVTGATSAVAAGCPTIGNVCFVAPEEREERRRQLEDVGVVAVVESWSEVLELLAPEPAVSAGATR from the coding sequence ATGTCGGAACGCCCCATGCTCACACCCCTGCCCCAGGTCCTCGAGAACCCCGAGCACCACACCGCCGACCTGCCGGTGCAGCTCCCCGCCTACAACCCCGCCGACCTGCGCCACGGCGTCGTCCACTTCGGGGTCGGCGGATTCCACCGTGCCCACCAGGCCGTCTACTTCGACGAACTGGCGGGCAGGGGACTCGCCATGGACTGGGGCGTGATCGGTGTCGGCCTGCACCGCCGGGAGATGAAGGACGTGCTCGAGCGGCAGGACAACCTCTACACCGTCATCGAACGGGGGGCGGAGGAGGACTCCGCGCGCGTCATCGGCTCCATGGTGGACTACCTGTACGCGCCCGAGGACCCCGAGGCCGTCCTCGCCACGCTCGCGAGCGAACGCACCCGGCTCGTGACCCTGACCGTGACCGGCTCCAGCTACCACGTGGATCCCGTGACCGGGGAGTTCCAGGCCGAGGACGAGGACATCGCGGAGGACCTCGCGCACCCGGAGCGGCCCGCCACCGTGTTCGGCTACATCGTGGAGGCTCTGCGTCGTCGCCGCGAGCAGGGGCTCCCGCCGTTCACCGTCCTGCCGTGCGACAACATGCAGCGCGGTGGCGAGGTGGCGCGCACCGCCGTCGTCTCCCTCGCCCGCCTGCGGGACGCCGACCTGGCCGAGTGGATCGACCGCGAGGGCGCGTTCCCCTCGAGCATGGTGGACCGCATCACCCCGACCACGTCGCCCGGGGAACGGGACGCCATCGTGAACCGGTTCGCCCTCGACGACGGTTGGCCCGTGCTCACCGAACCCTTCGCACAGTGGATCATCGAGGACTCCTTCTGCAACGGGCGGCCTCCCCTCGACGAGGTCGGCGTGCACTTCGTGGACGACGTCGAGCCCTTCGAACTCATGAAGACCCGCCTGCTGAACGCAGGCCACTGCGCGCTCGGCTATTACGGCCTCCTCCTGGGGTACCGCACCACCGCGGAGGCCATGGCCGACGACGTCGTCCGCGGCTTCCTGACCGCGTTCCTGGACGAGGTCATCCCGCTCCTGCCGGCCGTCCCGGGGATCGACCTCGGGGAGTACCGCGACTCCCTGCTCGGCAGGCTGTCGAACGCCTCCATGGAGGACCAGCTGGAGCGGCTCACACGTCGCAGCTCCACGAAGGTCCCCGACTACGTGCTGCCGTCCCTGCTCGCGGCGCTCGATCAGAACAGCGCCCACCGCATGCTGCTGCTGACCATCGCAGGCTGGTTCCGCTACCTGCGCGGCGTCGACGAGCAGGGGGCCGAGTACGACGTGCAGGACGCCCGGGCTGACGAGATGCGCCCACTCGCCGAGGACGGACGGTTCGACGAGTGGATCGGCGACGCCTCGGTCTTCGCCGATCTCGCCGACCGGAAGGACGTCGTGGAGGAGTTGCAGGAGCTCGTGGACCAGCTGGACGCCCGGGGAGTGCGTGCCGTCCTCGACGCCGTGACCGGTGCGTCTGCCGGTACAGATGCCGACCCCGATGCCCACCCTGATGCCCGCCCCGACGCCGGGGCCGCGTCCGACGCGGGCGCAGCTTCTGCCCGTGCGGGGACCGCCCCGTCGCGGCTCGATCCGGCTGCTGTCCGCGTGATCCTGTGTGACGCGGACGGCAACCTGTTCCCCTCCGAGGACATCGCTTTCGAGGCGTCCACCGACGTCACGAACCGGCTCGCCGAGGACGTCGGCGTACCCGTCCGCTTCGAGCCGGAGGAACTGCGCCAGGCGACGCTCGGGAAGAACTTCCGGCGTGTGGCCGCCGAGCTGACCGAGCCGGACAGCGAGTGGCCCGGCCCGGCCCGACAGCTCGGCGACGAGGAGCTGGAGCAGTGGATCTCGGAGGAGAAGCACGTGGTGAGCGAGCACCTGCGCTCCACCCTCGAGCCCGACACCGAGATCAGTCACGCCCTTCAGGAACTCAGCCGCCACTTCGAGCTCGCAGTGGTCAGCTCGAGCGCCACCTCGCGGCTCCAGGCCTCCTTCGAGGCCACGGACCTGGGGCGCTTCTTCCCCGGGAACCGGGTGTTCAGCGCGGAGGACTCCATGCCGGAGCCCGTCAGCAAGCCCGACCCTGCGGTGTACCTGTTCGCCCTCGAGCAGCTCGGGGTGTCCGCCGACGCGTCCCTCGCCATCGAGGACTCGGTGACGGGTGCGACGTCGGCGGTCGCGGCCGGGTGTCCCACCATCGGCAATGTCTGCTTCGTCGCACCCGAAGAGCGCGAGGAGCGACGACGCCAGCTCGAGGACGTCGGAGTCGTCGCGGTCGTCGAATCCTGGTCCGAGGTGCTCGAACTCCTCGCACCGGAGCCGGCCGTCAGTGCCGGCGCCACCCGCTGA